The sequence GCTGGCCGGGGTCCCCTCCGGCGGCGCTTATGTGGACGAGGTGGCAATAAACAGCCGACTGCCAGTAAGGCAAGCCGGCGTGGTGCTGACTTCGCTCGAACTGAAGGGGATGGTCTGGTTGGGCTCGGACGGCCGGGTCAGTCGGCGGATCTGAGGTACGTGGGCCGGACGGGCAGGGGTGTCTAAGAACTAAACAGTTTAGCGGGGCTGGTGGCGTCCTGGTTCGGGAGGCAGGACCGAGGGCAGGGAGCGCGGAGCGGGGTGGCTCGGCTGCCGACCTCGGCGGGGCTGAGTCTGCGAGGTTTGGGCGGTGCTCCAACGAGTCATTCGCGGTGCCGTCGGTCTGGTCGGATGGAGATCAGCTACGGCTCACGTAGATTCTAGGTATAGATTGTAAGTCGCTATAAAATAGCTATTTGCGAAATCACTTTAAGTGATTCTCATCGAGTCGTTTCTGGTGGTTTTGGAGGTTTTGCCGGCTTGCCTGCCCCGCCGACTGCGTGGGCGTCGTCCTGCCCCACGCCGCACCTGCCCGTCCTGATCCGGTCGTCCCGCTTCGCACTCGAGGGCTTGAGCTGATGCCTGAGCCAATACTGAAGACCGGTCCGCATTCCCTGGTCGCCTGCCCACCGCACGTCTACATCCACGTGCCGTTCTGTGCCAGGCGCTGCTCGTACTGCGACTTCTCCATCGCCGTCCGGCGGCAGGTTCCGGTGTCGCGCTTCATAGACGCCATTAAGGCAGAACTGGTAACACGGGGGGTCGGGCCGTCGAGCGGACCGCTCTTGTCAGTCTACCTCGGCGGCGGAACTCCGTCCAAGCTGGAAGCCGGCGTCGGCGACATCACAAAACTGATTTCCACGGTCTCGGGACAGCAACTCACGCAGCTGGGCGAGGTGACGGTCGAGACGAACCCGGAGGACATCAATCCCGCCGTCGTTCGCGCCTGGCGCGAGGCGGGAGTCAACCGCGTCTCGCTGGGTGTGCAGTCGTTTGACCCCGAGGTGCTGGCCTGGATGCACCGGACGCACACGGTGGAGCAGGTCGCCGAAGCTGTCAAAATTCTGAACGGCGAGGGGATCGGCCGGCTCTCCCTCGACCTGATCTTCGCCCTCCCCGATTCTCTGAATCGCGACTGGACCCGCGACCTCGAATCGGCGATTTCGCTCGATCCGGGGCACCTTTCGGTCTACGGACTGACGGTCGAACCACACACGCCGCTGGGGCGGTGGACCGACTACGGGCGGGTGGCCGGCGCCAGCGAGGAGCGATACGAGGCGGAGTTTCTGGAGGCCGACCGGCGGCTGGGAGCCGCCGGTTTCCATCATTATGAAGTCTCCAACTACGCCCGCCCGGGGGCGGCCTCCATCCACAACTCGGCCTACTGGACGGGGGCGTCCTACCTCGGGATTGGTCCGTCCGCGCACGGCTACGACGGCGAGGTCCGCCGGTGGAACGCCCGCGAATACGCGCGCTGGCTGGATCTGGTGGAGCGTGCGGTGGATCCCATCGAAGGGGACGAAACGCTCTGGCCGGCGGAGCTGGAAGCGGAACGCATTTATCTGGGACTGCGGACGGCGCGCGGGCTGCGCGCGACGGAGCAGGAGTTCAGGCTCGCCGAGCCGTGGATCGCCGCGGGGTGGGCCCGTCGCGAGGAGGATCGGCTGGCGCTCACCCCACTCGGCTGGCTTCGAATGGACGCGCTGGCGACGTCGCTCGCCCGTTCCTAACCGAGGGGGGCACGTGGGGCCAAGGGACTCGTCCCGCGAAATTCTCGCGCCTTTGGCGCTCGAGTATTCGCGGGACGAGCTTCCGAGGCGCCCCGCAATCACAAATCCCTAGTCCGCCGAGCGCGTCGACCAGCATGCGAGCGTTAGCCACTAAGTTGACAAAGCGCTGAAGTCATTGTATTCATTGAACTTATGTCGACCGTCGAGCTTTCCGAACGCGAACGGCAGGTCCTTGAAGCGGTCATCCGGTCATATGTGGAAACCGCCGAGCCTGCGGGGTCACGCGCGCTGACGCGCCGGTTCCGGCTGGGGGTATCGCCGGCGACGATCCGCAACACGATGGCGGATCTCGAGGAAAAGGGATTCCTGTCGCATCCGCACACCTCGGCGGGGCGCGTCCCGACGGACAAGGCGTATCGCGTGTACGTCGATTCGCTGATGCGGGTCACCGAACTCGCGCCGGCCGATCGTGAACGGCTGGTCGGCGGTATCGCGCAGGGGAGTTCGGCCATCGAATCGATCCTGCGCCGCGCGGCGCAATCGCTTGGCGTGCTCACGCAGGAACTGGGCGTCGCCATCGGCCCGCGGCTCGATCAGATCGTGCTGCAGCGGCTCGAACTGGTGCGCGTGTCGGGGGAGAAGCTGCTCCTGGTGCTGACGCTGCAGGGC comes from Gemmatimonadaceae bacterium and encodes:
- a CDS encoding coproporphyrinogen-III oxidase family protein; this encodes MAVRRQVPVSRFIDAIKAELVTRGVGPSSGPLLSVYLGGGTPSKLEAGVGDITKLISTVSGQQLTQLGEVTVETNPEDINPAVVRAWREAGVNRVSLGVQSFDPEVLAWMHRTHTVEQVAEAVKILNGEGIGRLSLDLIFALPDSLNRDWTRDLESAISLDPGHLSVYGLTVEPHTPLGRWTDYGRVAGASEERYEAEFLEADRRLGAAGFHHYEVSNYARPGAASIHNSAYWTGASYLGIGPSAHGYDGEVRRWNAREYARWLDLVERAVDPIEGDETLWPAELEAERIYLGLRTARGLRATEQEFRLAEPWIAAGWARREEDRLALTPLGWLRMDALATSLARS